A single window of Gadus morhua chromosome 22, gadMor3.0, whole genome shotgun sequence DNA harbors:
- the ctdp1 gene encoding RNA polymerase II subunit A C-terminal domain phosphatase isoform X2, translating to MEDPADSGGGSAAEGPVVQVADIRWPIGALPLRLLEWKVKPGSLVNVDSVLALCAPISSAVESGLKPQKHVNRLPEKKVKSDRAGVIRELCCQLGQVIPPGGIIVRIEECSHPIVMKGLCAECGQDLTQLQGTNGNLQVPFSTATVSMVHSVPELMVSSEQAEQLGREDHTRLHRNRKLVLMVDLDQTLIHTTEQHCPRMSNKGIFHFQLGRGDPMLHTRLRPHCKEFLEKIAKLYELHVFTFGSRPYAHTIAGFLDPEKKLFSHRILSRDECIDPFSKTGNLSNLFPCGDSMVCIIDDREDVWKFAPNLITVKKYIYFQGTGDINAPPGSREAKKASRPAESPEPTGTSGAEEQNNGFKRRGRENANANTNTNVNNGGKEEPNALSSTQETPAETQRTHAPGEGKDEQEQDPEPGQQGESRLTQAEGTGKGTGVGVQGGSTGTTGSAEGDGPEQPSPAEAPAGNNLDFDLSSDSDGESVTEKPPSSTADSVAGGDPKTSPSGVRDQQEAGLTQNPECGDGPEGDGGKRREEGDAVKGKVEVVATAAEEEEEGKEADAAGNSATPAAEPPPVGPPGTEDLGNGCSDKREPETESQNSELSGVTAGEELLEQSMEEEEEEEEEADPDQDDHLIYLEEVLQRIHAEYYARYEVYQRKEAPEMPDVRRIVPELKGKVLEGATIVFSGLYPTNYPMERTREYYHAKVLGAKIGRGLVLNAEDPCRTTHLIAARAGTEKVRQALGCKHLHITSPDWLWCCLERWEKVEEQLYPLKEEPSKTPRSNSPAMLPDPQGMFHHPVFHPAHLHQGPPPPAPEVRIYDPVTGKLIRRGQHGQQPPPYLQAPGSMSQPDHRNTAPPRVGQTSAASDDEQPGPSRRKRGPSMSDSMPLYMLCKEDLDSMDKEGSQAQAGRGPGGGAG from the exons ATGGAGGACCCCGCGGATTCTGGCGGCGGCTCCGCGGCAGAGGGCCCCGTGGTGCAGGTGGCAGACATCCGCTGGCCCATCGGAGCTCTGCCTCTGCGTCTGCTAGAGTGGAAAGTCAAACCCGGGTCTCTCGTCAACGTGGACTCGGTGCTGGCCTTATGTGCTCCGATCTCCTCGGCGGTAGAGAGCGGTCTGAAGCCCCAGAAACATGTCAACAGGCTCCCGGAGAAGAAGGTGAAGTCGGACCGCGCCGGAGTGATCAGGGAGCTTTGCTGTCAGCTCGGGCAGGTCATACCCCCTGG GGGTATCATCGTCCGAATTGAAGAATGCAGCCATCCTATAGTGATGAAAGGACTTTGTGCTGAATGTGGACAGGATTTGACACA GCTCCAGGGCACTAATGGGAATCTGCAAGTGCCCTTCTCCACGGCAACGGTCTCCATGGTGCACAGCGTGCCTGAGTTGATGGTCAGCTCAGAG CAAGCAGAGCAGCTGGGCCGAGAGGACCACACGAGGCTGCACCGCAACAGAAAGCTGGTGCTCATGGTGGACCTGGATCAGACGCTGATACACACCACAGAGCAGCACTGCCCACGCATGTCCAACAAG gGGATCTTCCACTTCCAGCTGGGTCGAGGCGACCCCATGCTCCACACACGGCTGCGTCCGCACTGCAAGGAGTTCCTGGAGAAGATAGCCAAGCTGTACGAGCTGCATGTGTTCACGTTCGGAAGCCGTCCCTATGCACATACCATTGCAG GTTTTTTGGACCCTGAAAAGAAACTCTTTTCCCACCGCATCCTCTCCAGGGACGAATGCATCGATCCTTTCTCCAAGACGGGGAATCTAAG CAACCTCTTCCCGTGCGGGGACTCCATGGTGTGCATCATCGACGACCGCGAGGACGTGTGGAAGTTTGCACCCAACCTCATCACTGTGAAGAAGTACATCTACTTCCAAGGCACCGGCGACATCAACGCTCCCCCCGGCTCCCGCGAGGCTAAGAAGG CGAGCCGGCCTGCTGAGAGCCCTGAACCCACGGGGACATCGGGGGCTGAGGAGCAGAACAACGGCTtcaaaaggagagggagggagaacgccaacgccaacaccaacaccaacgtCAACAACGGAGGCAAGGAGGAGCCCAACGCACTTTCATCCACTCAGGAAACGCCAGCGGAAACGCAAAGGACACACGCCCCCGGGGAGGGGAAGGACGAACAGGAGCAGGACCCAGAGCCGGGGCAACAGGGGGAGTCCAGGCTGACACAGGCGGAGGGTACAGGGAAGGGGACGGGTGTCGGCGTCCAGGGGGGAAGCACCGGGACAACGGGCTCGGCGGAGGGGGACGGCCCCGAGCAGCCTTCCCCGGCGGAGGCCCCCGCAGGCAACAACCTGGACTTTGACCTGTCCAGCGACAGTGACGGCGAGTCCGTCACGGAGAAGCCCCCCAGCTCGACGGCGGATAGCGTAGCCGGCGGCGACCCCAAGACGAGTCCGTCGGGGGTTCGCGATCAGCAGGAGGCCGGCCTCACGCAGAACCCCGAGTGTGGGGACGGGCCGGAGGGAGACGGGGGTAaacggagggaggaaggagatgcCGTTAAAGGGAAGGTTGAAGTCGTCGCCACCgccgcagaagaagaagaagaaggtaaAGAGGCGGACGCTGCGGGGAACAGCGCGACACCCGCGGCGGAGCCTCCTCCGGTGGGCCCCCCGGGCACCGAGGACCTGGGCAACGGCTGCTCGGACAAGAGGGAGCCGGAGACGGAGTCCCAGAACAGCGAGCTCTCCGGGGTTACTGCCGGCGAGGAGCTGCTGGAGCAgagcatggaggaggaagaggaggaggaggaggaggcggacccCGACCAGGACGACCACCTCATCTacctggaggaggtgctgcagaGGATCCACGCAGAGTACTACGCCCGCTACGAGGTCTACCAGAGGAAGGAGGCCCCGGAGATGCCCGACGTCCGGCGGATCGTGCCGGAGCTGAAGGGCAAGGTGCTGGAGGGGGCCACCATCGTGTTCAGCGGCCTGTACCCCACCAACTACCCCATGGAGAGGACTCGCGAGTACTACCACGCCAAGGTGCTCGGGGCCAAGATCGGCCGGGGCCTGGTGCTCAACGCCGAGGACCCCTGTCGGACCACGCACCTCATCGCAGCCAGAGCCG GCACTGAGAAAGTACGTCAGGCACTGGGCTGCAAACACCTCCACATCACCAGTCCCGATTGGCTGTGGTGTTGTCTGGAGCGCTGGGAGAAAGTCGAGGAGCAGCTGTACCCTTTGAAGGAGGAACCCTCCAAGACCCCCCG GAGCAACAGCCCGGCCATGCTGCCCGACCCCCAGGGGATGTTCCATCACCCCGTCTTCCAccccgcccacctccaccaaggacccccgcccccggcccccgaGGTGCGCATCTACGACCCGGTGACGGGGAAGCTGATCCGGCGGGGCCAGCACGGCCAGCAGCCGCCCCCCTACCTCCAGGCCCCGGGGTCCATGTCGCAGCCGGACCACCGGAACACGGCCCCCCCCAG GGTTGGTCAGACGTCAGCGGCGTCCGATGACGAGCAGCCCGGCCCGTCCAGAAGGAAGCGCGGGCCCAGCATGTCTGACTCGATGCCGCTCTACATGCTCTGCAAGGAGGACCTGGACAGCATGGACAAAGAG